In the Leptotrichia sp. oral taxon 212 genome, one interval contains:
- the mgtE gene encoding magnesium transporter, which produces MKEKIQTLINEKKFSEIREEFRKLNNVEISDLLNQFDKSELIIIFRLLSKDQSADVFSYLEPEQQEIIINAVTDRETEVLFRNLYFDDMIDIIEEMPSNLVKKILKNTNSEDRYLINQFLNYPENSAGSIMTTEYVDLKKNMKVSQAIKVIRDTVEEKENIYTCYVISEDRKLEGVVSLKELITSEDDVTIESIMNRNFVSAHANDDQEMVADVIKKYDLIILPVVDIENRLLGIITIDDIIDVIEQEDTEDFHKMAGISPVEETYLKTSAFTMARQRIMWLIVLMISATFTGRIIKSYEEVLQSVVVLASFIPMLMDTGGNAGAQSSTTVIRALSLGDVETKDIFKILRKEFFTSIIVAIVLAAINYLRLITLTKISLDVALVVSVTLILVVIISKVIGAFLPVIAKIFKLDPAIMAGPLITTILDALTLTIYFKFATIFLGTIIK; this is translated from the coding sequence ATGAAAGAAAAGATACAAACTCTAATAAATGAAAAAAAATTTTCAGAAATTAGGGAAGAGTTCAGAAAATTAAATAACGTGGAAATTTCAGATTTGCTGAATCAATTTGATAAATCGGAATTAATAATAATTTTCAGGCTGCTGTCCAAAGATCAGAGTGCGGATGTATTTTCATATTTGGAACCAGAACAGCAGGAAATTATTATTAATGCCGTGACAGACCGCGAGACCGAAGTTCTTTTCAGAAATCTTTATTTTGATGATATGATAGATATTATAGAAGAAATGCCTTCAAATCTGGTAAAGAAAATATTGAAGAACACAAATTCCGAAGATAGATATCTTATAAATCAGTTTTTAAATTATCCTGAAAATTCAGCAGGAAGTATAATGACAACTGAGTATGTGGATTTAAAGAAAAATATGAAGGTATCTCAGGCGATTAAAGTAATAAGAGATACTGTTGAAGAAAAAGAAAATATATACACATGTTATGTAATAAGTGAAGACAGAAAGCTTGAAGGGGTTGTTTCACTTAAAGAGCTGATTACGAGTGAAGATGACGTAACTATAGAAAGTATTATGAACCGTAATTTTGTGAGTGCTCATGCAAATGATGATCAGGAAATGGTTGCTGATGTAATCAAAAAATATGATCTGATTATTTTACCTGTAGTGGATATTGAAAACAGGCTACTAGGAATTATAACAATAGATGATATTATTGATGTAATTGAGCAGGAAGATACAGAAGATTTTCATAAAATGGCAGGGATATCTCCTGTAGAAGAGACTTATTTAAAGACAAGTGCATTTACAATGGCAAGGCAGAGAATAATGTGGCTTATAGTTCTTATGATTTCTGCAACCTTTACAGGAAGAATTATAAAAAGTTATGAAGAGGTGCTTCAGTCAGTAGTAGTTCTAGCTTCTTTTATTCCTATGCTTATGGATACTGGTGGAAATGCAGGAGCACAGTCTTCCACTACAGTAATTCGTGCTTTATCATTAGGAGATGTAGAAACAAAAGATATATTTAAGATATTACGAAAAGAGTTCTTTACTTCAATTATTGTAGCAATAGTTCTGGCAGCAATCAATTATCTGAGACTTATAACTCTGACTAAGATAAGTCTTGATGTTGCTTTGGTTGTTTCAGTAACACTTATACTAGTGGTTATAATTTCGAAAGTAATAGGAGCTTTTTTACCAGTTATTGCAAAAATTTTCAAATTAGATCCTGCAATTATGGCAGGACCATTAATAACAACTATACTTGATGCTCTGACACTAACGATTTACTTTAAATTTGCCACTATATTTTTAGGCACTATAATTAAGTAG
- the mgtE gene encoding magnesium transporter: MKEMREIIEALVKEKKYFEIRKQLNELNGVEISEIINDFEIPELVIMIFRLLKKDKAAVVFSYLDSEHQEMIIYASTDIETKNIFDELYFDDIVDIIEEMPADVVKKILKNTDPKDRHLINQLLKYPENSAGSIMTTEYVDLEKGMRVSDAISRIRKTGKDKANIYTCYVTNEEGKLEGAISLKELIGKKDDTLIEDIMERSFASVLTNSNQEEVVAVFKKYDLIVLPVTDNENRILGIITADDVMHVVEQEATEDFHKMAGITAPAEESYLKTNVFTVAKQRIGWLAVLMISDTISGNIIQGYEKVLAQSIILTAFVPMLMSTGGNVGSQSSTVVIRSLALGEISPKDAFRVLKKEFSISLMVSIVLSALNFFRLIWFEKIDVMIALTVSVTLIFTVIVSKIVGALLPLGAKLLKTDPAVMATPLITTISDAVTLVIYFKFATMFLKI; this comes from the coding sequence ATGAAAGAAATGAGAGAAATAATTGAAGCTCTAGTAAAAGAAAAAAAATATTTTGAAATAAGAAAACAGTTAAATGAACTAAACGGAGTTGAAATTTCTGAAATAATAAACGATTTTGAGATTCCGGAACTTGTAATAATGATATTCAGACTTCTTAAAAAAGATAAAGCGGCTGTTGTATTTTCATATCTGGATTCTGAACATCAGGAAATGATAATTTACGCATCAACAGATATTGAGACAAAAAATATATTTGACGAACTTTATTTTGATGATATAGTAGATATAATAGAAGAAATGCCTGCAGATGTGGTAAAAAAAATATTAAAAAATACAGACCCAAAGGACAGACATCTTATAAATCAGCTTTTGAAATATCCTGAAAATTCAGCAGGAAGTATAATGACAACAGAGTATGTTGACCTGGAAAAAGGAATGAGAGTATCAGATGCTATAAGTCGTATAAGAAAAACTGGAAAAGACAAAGCTAACATATACACATGTTATGTTACAAATGAAGAAGGAAAACTTGAAGGTGCTATTTCTCTTAAGGAATTGATTGGTAAGAAAGATGATACTTTAATAGAAGATATTATGGAACGTAGTTTTGCAAGTGTACTAACTAATTCCAACCAGGAAGAAGTAGTAGCTGTATTTAAGAAATATGATTTGATAGTACTTCCAGTTACTGATAATGAAAATAGAATTTTGGGAATAATAACAGCAGATGATGTAATGCATGTAGTAGAACAGGAAGCTACGGAAGATTTTCATAAAATGGCGGGAATTACTGCGCCTGCAGAAGAATCTTATTTGAAAACAAATGTATTTACAGTAGCAAAACAGAGAATAGGATGGCTTGCTGTACTTATGATTTCTGATACAATATCTGGAAATATAATACAGGGATATGAAAAGGTTCTGGCACAGTCGATTATACTTACTGCATTTGTTCCAATGCTTATGTCAACTGGAGGAAATGTTGGTTCACAGTCATCAACAGTGGTAATACGTTCACTTGCCTTAGGGGAAATTTCTCCTAAGGATGCCTTCAGAGTTTTAAAAAAAGAATTCTCAATTTCGTTAATGGTATCAATAGTTTTGTCAGCTCTTAATTTCTTCAGACTGATATGGTTTGAAAAAATAGATGTTATGATAGCACTTACAGTATCGGTAACATTAATATTTACAGTAATAGTTTCAAAAATTGTAGGAGCGTTGCTTCCACTTGGAGCAAAACTTCTGAAAACGGATCCTGCTGTTATGGCAACTCCTTTAATAACAACAATATCAGACGCCGTAACACTTGTTATTTATTTTAAATTTGCAACGATGTTTCTTAAAATCTAA
- the grdG gene encoding sarcosine reductase complex component B subunit alpha, with translation MKLELGKIKINDIRFSDKTYVENHILHVNKEEVEKLVLEDDKLIGCNLEIAKPGEKTRITPVKDVIEPRVKVSGGEIFPGVIGKVSPAVGEGRTHALDGCCVVTVGRIVGFQEGVIDMSGPAADYCPFSKTVNLCVVIEPREGLETHVYEKAGRLAGLKVAAFLGETVRNVEPDTLEVFETKPIFEQAAMYPDLPKIGYVHMLQSQGLLHDTYYYGVDAKQFVPTFMYPTEIMDGAIVSGNCVAPCDKVTTYHHLHNPVIEDCYKHHGKDINFMGVILTNENVFLADKERHSDMVAKLAEWMQLDGVLITEEGYGNPDTDLMMNCRKVERKGVKVVLITDEFPGKDGKSQSLADTCEEATALASCGQGNATLKFPVMDRIIGTMEYIENQIGGWAGCVNEDGSFEAEIQIIIASTIANGFNKLAARGY, from the coding sequence ATGAAACTGGAACTTGGAAAAATTAAAATAAACGATATTCGGTTTTCTGACAAAACATATGTAGAAAACCATATTTTACATGTCAATAAAGAAGAAGTAGAGAAATTAGTTTTAGAAGACGATAAGTTAATAGGGTGTAATCTTGAAATAGCAAAGCCAGGAGAAAAAACAAGAATAACTCCAGTTAAGGATGTAATAGAACCTCGTGTTAAAGTAAGTGGAGGAGAAATATTTCCAGGAGTTATCGGAAAAGTAAGTCCTGCAGTAGGAGAAGGAAGAACTCATGCACTTGATGGTTGCTGTGTTGTTACAGTTGGACGTATAGTGGGATTCCAGGAAGGTGTAATAGATATGAGTGGACCTGCAGCTGACTATTGTCCTTTCTCAAAAACAGTAAACCTATGTGTAGTAATAGAGCCTAGAGAAGGACTTGAAACACATGTATATGAAAAAGCAGGACGTCTTGCCGGATTAAAAGTAGCGGCTTTCCTAGGTGAAACTGTAAGAAATGTTGAACCTGACACTTTAGAAGTATTTGAAACAAAACCAATATTTGAACAGGCGGCAATGTATCCGGATTTACCTAAAATTGGATATGTTCATATGTTGCAGTCTCAAGGACTATTACATGATACATACTACTATGGAGTAGATGCAAAACAGTTTGTGCCTACATTCATGTATCCAACTGAAATTATGGATGGTGCCATTGTTTCAGGTAACTGTGTTGCTCCTTGTGATAAGGTTACTACATATCACCACTTACACAATCCTGTTATAGAAGATTGTTATAAACATCATGGAAAAGACATTAACTTTATGGGAGTAATCCTCACAAATGAAAATGTATTTCTTGCAGATAAGGAACGTCATTCAGATATGGTTGCAAAACTTGCAGAATGGATGCAGCTTGATGGAGTTCTTATAACAGAAGAAGGATATGGAAATCCTGATACAGACCTTATGATGAATTGTCGTAAAGTAGAGAGAAAGGGAGTAAAAGTTGTTCTGATAACAGATGAATTCCCAGGAAAAGACGGTAAATCACAATCGCTTGCAGATACCTGTGAAGAGGCGACAGCTCTTGCATCATGCGGACAGGGAAATGCAACTTTAAAATTTCCGGTTATGGACAGAATAATAGGAACTATGGAATACATAGAAAACCAAATCGGAGGTTGGGCAGGATGTGTTAATGAAGACGGTTCATTTGAAGCTGAAATTCAGATTATAATAGCATCTACTATAGCAAATGGATTTAATAAATTAGCTGCAAGAGGATATTAA
- the grdF gene encoding sarcosine reductase complex component B subunit beta: MKKYKIVHYINQFFAGIGGEEKADYKPELREGNVGPGLALDTALGDDYEVVATIICGDNYFGENLEAATDTVLEMVKKYNPDVFVAGPAFNAGRYGVACGTVCKAVEERLGIPSVTAEYEENPGVDMFRKDVIIVKTGNSAADMRKAVKNIASIVKKLATGEEILGPAIEGYHERGIRVNYFAEERASERAIQMMIKKLKGEPFETDLPMPKFDRVDPAEPIKDIKKAKIAIVTSGGIVPHGNPDHIESSNATRFGAYSIEGMDELSAKDFTTIHGGYDRQFVMENPNLVVPLDVLREMEKAGEFGELYHTFFTTTGTGTSTGSAAKFGTEIGQKLIDEHVDGVILVSTUGTCTRCGATMVKGIEKYGIPVVHMATVVPISLTIGANRIIPGVGIPYPLGDPTQGEVDSKNIRRKMVKRALKVLQTPVTGQTVFEKDDF, translated from the coding sequence ATGAAAAAATATAAGATAGTTCATTATATAAACCAATTCTTTGCCGGTATAGGTGGAGAAGAAAAAGCAGATTACAAACCAGAGCTTAGAGAAGGAAATGTTGGACCTGGATTAGCTCTTGATACTGCACTTGGAGACGATTATGAAGTAGTTGCAACAATAATATGTGGGGATAACTACTTTGGAGAAAATCTCGAAGCTGCTACAGATACAGTTCTTGAAATGGTAAAAAAATATAATCCTGATGTATTTGTTGCCGGACCGGCATTTAATGCAGGACGTTATGGAGTTGCCTGTGGAACTGTATGTAAAGCTGTAGAAGAAAGACTGGGTATTCCTTCAGTTACTGCTGAGTATGAAGAAAATCCTGGAGTAGACATGTTCAGAAAAGATGTTATCATCGTTAAAACTGGAAATTCAGCTGCAGATATGAGAAAAGCAGTTAAAAATATTGCTTCTATTGTTAAAAAACTTGCAACTGGTGAAGAAATATTAGGACCAGCTATAGAAGGTTACCATGAAAGAGGTATAAGGGTTAACTACTTTGCAGAAGAAAGAGCTTCTGAAAGAGCTATCCAGATGATGATTAAAAAATTAAAAGGTGAACCTTTTGAAACAGATCTGCCTATGCCAAAATTTGACAGAGTAGATCCTGCTGAACCGATAAAAGATATTAAGAAAGCTAAAATAGCTATAGTTACTTCAGGAGGAATAGTTCCTCATGGGAACCCTGACCATATAGAATCTTCAAATGCAACAAGATTTGGGGCATATTCTATAGAAGGTATGGATGAGCTTTCAGCAAAAGACTTTACAACAATTCATGGAGGATATGACCGTCAGTTTGTTATGGAAAATCCTAATCTTGTTGTTCCATTGGACGTTTTAAGAGAAATGGAAAAAGCTGGGGAATTTGGAGAACTTTATCATACATTCTTTACTACAACAGGTACAGGAACATCAACTGGTTCTGCAGCAAAATTCGGTACTGAAATAGGACAGAAGCTGATAGATGAACATGTAGATGGAGTAATTCTTGTAAGTACCTGAGGAACTTGTACACGTTGCGGTGCAACTATGGTAAAAGGAATTGAAAAATATGGTATTCCAGTAGTTCATATGGCTACAGTAGTTCCTATATCATTAACAATAGGAGCAAACAGAATTATCCCAGGAGTAGGTATTCCATATCCATTAGGAGATCCTACACAAGGTGAAGTGGATTCTAAAAATATACGTAGAAAAATGGTAAAAAGAGCTCTAAAAGTGTTACAAACACCTGTTACTGGACAAACAGTTTTTGAAAAAGATGATTTTTAA
- a CDS encoding sodium-dependent transporter: protein MEKQREAWGSRFAFIMAAAGFAIGLGNMWRFPYLTGTHGGGAFVLVYVTVCVLIGIPVFTMEIALGRKARAGNILGMRKLTKKGSPWVAFGWLGVLAAFFICTYYMQIMGWLFGYIVKTATGQLSGLTSEQYKAAFDGFMANPVELTIYTAICMAIVAFISARGIKNGIEKVCNVLMPLLFVMLIILAIRSVTLPGAMEGVKWYLKIDFSKIDGQTVLDALGQAFFSIGIASGGGFIYGSYLEKDSNVPSDGLLVVVADTCAALLSGFVMFPAIFALGLEPGQGKQLLFVTMSNLFDKMPGGIIFAMMFFTLVFFAALLSAIGYFEPVLTTLEDLLKWDRVKATWIGITIVFIVGFPTILAHNVWKDITIMGMNIFDFDDYLSGNILMPLGAIVLALYTVFVWKFENFKNDSNASEKGYRVMNWWKPLVMFLIPAALIIILVRGVFF from the coding sequence ATGGAAAAACAAAGAGAAGCTTGGGGTAGTAGATTTGCATTTATCATGGCAGCTGCTGGATTTGCCATAGGACTCGGAAATATGTGGAGATTCCCTTATCTTACAGGTACACATGGTGGAGGAGCATTTGTTTTAGTTTATGTAACAGTATGTGTTTTAATAGGGATTCCTGTATTCACAATGGAAATTGCTCTCGGAAGAAAAGCCAGAGCAGGTAATATTCTTGGAATGAGAAAGCTAACTAAAAAAGGTAGTCCATGGGTAGCATTTGGATGGCTCGGTGTATTAGCGGCATTCTTTATATGTACATATTATATGCAGATAATGGGATGGTTATTTGGATATATAGTAAAAACAGCTACTGGACAGCTTAGTGGATTAACTTCTGAACAGTACAAAGCAGCATTTGATGGATTTATGGCAAATCCAGTAGAATTGACAATATATACTGCTATATGTATGGCAATTGTAGCATTTATATCTGCAAGAGGTATAAAGAACGGTATAGAAAAAGTCTGTAATGTACTTATGCCTTTACTGTTTGTAATGTTAATAATACTTGCAATAAGATCAGTTACATTACCTGGTGCAATGGAAGGAGTAAAATGGTATCTGAAGATAGATTTTTCTAAAATAGATGGTCAGACAGTACTTGATGCACTAGGACAGGCATTTTTCTCAATAGGTATAGCAAGTGGTGGAGGATTTATTTATGGTTCATATCTTGAAAAAGATTCAAATGTTCCATCAGATGGTCTTCTGGTAGTAGTGGCAGATACTTGTGCAGCACTTCTTTCAGGATTTGTTATGTTCCCTGCAATATTTGCACTTGGCCTCGAACCTGGACAAGGAAAACAGCTTTTATTTGTAACTATGTCAAATCTATTTGACAAGATGCCTGGAGGAATTATTTTTGCAATGATGTTCTTTACATTAGTATTTTTTGCAGCACTTTTGTCAGCAATAGGTTATTTTGAACCAGTACTTACAACTCTTGAAGATTTGTTGAAATGGGACAGGGTAAAAGCAACTTGGATAGGTATAACTATAGTATTTATAGTTGGATTTCCTACTATACTTGCACATAATGTATGGAAAGATATAACTATAATGGGAATGAACATATTTGATTTTGATGATTATCTGTCTGGAAATATACTGATGCCTCTTGGTGCTATAGTGCTTGCACTTTATACAGTATTTGTATGGAAATTTGAAAACTTTAAAAATGATTCAAATGCTTCAGAAAAAGGTTACAGGGTTATGAACTGGTGGAAACCGCTAGTTATGTTCCTTATACCTGCAGCACTTATTATAATACTTGTAAGAGGAGTATTCTTCTAG
- a CDS encoding GrdX family protein, producing the protein MYRLDKCILVTNNDRVYLKYRDEIKCILLDNYEDVLIKVRDMIYDRHILLTHPQASSLKPNQTPYRSIIVYPKNNEDNMNDVLLIEKCLEVFRAWQDIALTPKKYESRVSEDFKTIDLSIIENVVPRIY; encoded by the coding sequence ATGTATCGACTGGATAAATGTATACTGGTTACTAATAATGATAGAGTCTATTTAAAATATAGAGATGAGATAAAATGTATACTTTTAGATAATTATGAAGATGTATTAATAAAAGTGAGGGATATGATTTATGATAGGCATATACTTTTAACACATCCGCAGGCTTCTAGTTTAAAGCCTAATCAGACACCTTACAGGTCGATAATCGTATATCCGAAAAATAATGAAGATAATATGAATGATGTATTGCTGATAGAAAAGTGTCTGGAAGTATTTAGAGCATGGCAGGATATTGCCTTGACGCCTAAAAAATATGAAAGTAGAGTTTCAGAAGATTTTAAGACAATAGACTTATCAATAATAGAAAATGTAGTTCCACGTATTTACTAG
- a CDS encoding glycine/betaine/sarcosine/D-proline family reductase selenoprotein B: protein MSCGATNVKEIEKNGISIVQICDLVFVDLMQGINKIVPAISIPYPLGDSITPKEEQYELRSIDFH from the coding sequence ATGAGTTGCGGTGCAACTAACGTAAAAGAAATCGAAAAAAATGGAATATCTATAGTTCAAATATGTGACTTAGTTTTTGTTGATCTTATGCAAGGAATCAACAAAATAGTTCCTGCAATATCAATTCCTTATCCTTTAGGAGATTCTATTACACCTAAAGAGGAACAATATGAACTAAGGAGCATAGACTTCCATTAA
- a CDS encoding DUF3841 domain-containing protein: protein MKNPNSRNGKSILFTCQNSKSLDILKRDGRFINKKEYIMKHLDGIAPTILKAYDWFVAAASKRIRKPEDVQYQIWCVTDFSICMKPIENEIIYVLEVPDEEIIYFNSFKWDYIINYHYVPENKEDLEKYIREMEAKGFSNTYEFLMGRYAGKFPLEERKIKDSWYRIFDIEEWNSREIQANLWEIKKEWVKCILKPGDTIPEKYCIK from the coding sequence ATGAAAAATCCCAATTCAAGAAATGGTAAAAGTATATTATTTACATGTCAAAATAGTAAGTCACTTGATATACTAAAACGTGATGGAAGGTTTATTAATAAAAAGGAATATATAATGAAACATCTTGACGGTATTGCTCCTACTATTCTGAAAGCTTATGACTGGTTTGTTGCTGCAGCAAGTAAAAGGATTAGAAAGCCTGAAGATGTCCAATATCAGATATGGTGTGTAACAGATTTCAGCATATGTATGAAACCTATTGAGAATGAAATTATTTATGTTCTCGAAGTTCCCGATGAGGAAATAATATATTTCAATTCTTTTAAATGGGACTACATTATAAATTATCATTATGTTCCTGAAAACAAGGAAGATTTGGAAAAATACATAAGAGAAATGGAAGCAAAAGGATTTTCAAATACTTACGAGTTTCTCATGGGAAGATATGCAGGAAAATTTCCTCTTGAAGAAAGAAAAATTAAGGATAGCTGGTACAGAATATTTGATATAGAGGAATGGAACAGCAGGGAAATACAGGCTAACTTATGGGAAATAAAAAAGGAATGGGTAAAATGTATTTTAAAACCTGGTGATACTATTCCCGAAAAATATTGTATAAAATAA
- a CDS encoding BCCT family transporter — MSEKVKDNTVYIISVSIITLVVLCGLIFPKGFETSANILLKEIVRNFGWFYTLAMTCFIVFAVWIAYFSKYKDMKLGPEDSKPEYSNISWFAMLFSAGMGIGLVFYGIYEPLYHYVNPIGFDSMSVDAAKFAMTKSFLHWGLHPWANYSILGLGLAIMQFRRGKPGLISSLFIPLIGEEKARGSIGKLIDILAIFATAAGMATSLGLGTYQISSGLNYMFKIPETTIVQIIIVVVITVIYTWTAVTGIDKGIKLISNLNMILVIALLALSIIFGPTVDILNIFGESTGNYLQSLLSNTFEIGAFSKTDWYGAWTLFYWAWWIAWAPFTGTFIARISKGRTIKEFISGVLIVPSIVSFFWFSIFGAIDFSVAKEVLIEASKNASTAFFIVINNITLGNVISVIAIALLFTFFITSANSATFVLGMLSHNGDLNPPNSKKLVWGIIQSALALSLMVGSANGLKMLQTISIVAAFPFAFIMLLTIISVMKALKEEEQYSQLK, encoded by the coding sequence ATGAGTGAAAAAGTAAAAGATAATACAGTTTATATAATTTCAGTTTCTATCATAACTCTGGTTGTTTTATGTGGTCTCATATTTCCCAAAGGATTTGAAACATCTGCAAATATTCTGTTAAAAGAAATAGTACGTAATTTTGGCTGGTTTTACACGTTAGCAATGACATGTTTTATAGTATTTGCTGTCTGGATAGCTTATTTCAGCAAATATAAAGATATGAAACTGGGTCCTGAAGATTCCAAGCCGGAATATAGTAATATTTCATGGTTTGCAATGCTGTTTTCAGCTGGTATGGGAATAGGACTGGTATTTTATGGTATATATGAACCACTTTACCATTATGTTAATCCTATTGGATTTGATTCAATGTCAGTAGATGCTGCCAAGTTTGCAATGACAAAGTCATTTCTGCACTGGGGATTACATCCATGGGCTAATTACAGTATATTAGGTCTGGGACTTGCTATTATGCAGTTCAGAAGAGGTAAGCCTGGACTAATTAGCAGCCTTTTTATACCTCTGATAGGAGAAGAAAAAGCAAGAGGCTCTATAGGTAAGCTGATAGATATACTCGCTATATTTGCAACAGCGGCGGGTATGGCAACTTCTTTAGGTTTAGGTACATATCAGATTAGCAGTGGTCTTAACTATATGTTTAAAATACCTGAAACAACAATTGTTCAAATAATAATAGTAGTAGTTATAACTGTCATTTATACTTGGACTGCAGTAACAGGTATTGATAAGGGAATAAAACTTATATCAAATTTGAATATGATTCTTGTAATTGCTTTATTGGCTCTATCAATTATATTTGGACCTACAGTTGATATTCTTAATATTTTTGGTGAAAGCACAGGAAATTATTTACAGAGTCTGTTATCAAATACATTTGAAATTGGAGCTTTTAGTAAAACTGACTGGTATGGAGCCTGGACATTATTTTATTGGGCATGGTGGATAGCATGGGCACCATTTACAGGAACTTTTATAGCGAGAATTTCAAAGGGACGTACTATAAAAGAATTTATAAGCGGTGTTCTTATCGTGCCGTCAATAGTTTCATTTTTCTGGTTCTCAATATTTGGAGCCATAGATTTCTCAGTGGCTAAGGAAGTCCTGATAGAAGCTTCAAAAAATGCTTCGACAGCTTTCTTTATTGTTATTAATAACATAACATTAGGAAATGTGATATCTGTTATAGCAATAGCACTGTTATTTACATTCTTCATTACGTCAGCAAATTCTGCAACATTTGTATTGGGTATGCTGTCACATAATGGAGATCTGAATCCTCCTAACTCTAAAAAGTTAGTATGGGGAATTATACAGTCTGCATTGGCATTGTCATTAATGGTAGGTTCTGCAAACGGACTTAAGATGTTACAGACAATATCAATAGTTGCGGCTTTCCCTTTTGCTTTCATAATGCTGCTTACAATAATATCAGTAATGAAGGCGCTGAAGGAAGAGGAACAGTACAGTCAATTAAAATAA